A region from the Ptychodera flava strain L36383 chromosome 12, AS_Pfla_20210202, whole genome shotgun sequence genome encodes:
- the LOC139145256 gene encoding autism susceptibility gene 2 protein-like isoform X7, with translation MSPGLSVLLVENRTRSPHSGKCTSDENTRPQETNGVRSSSRERLSDASSHTSSGKGYICDSESEEDRASDGGSDLFRASPSINRREPGFNLKPQPLQTNVTTNSRDESPLTENAVSRQTINSNSSSNLSSGVNSNNLNPHLNSNLNSTPNSGLNPSLNSSNPEPEKERLSAVTLSKPPTWSSTTTTSIVTSKSCINNATSNTVPSSAAGTVTPSYSTPPHRHSNPSVPFSLPSSHPPRYSHSPAVAPAALPHPPPQPPPPPPPPPPPPQNQHNMFASPLPPPPPLTSTALPLPATPHSFTSESNLSYQAQQDLLRQELNTRFLASQDRSANIPPPPYMRTEMHTHQHMHQHQHQHTHSFMAAPPSLVPTPAPHVLGLPYPGISPMTGPGSSPAAAAAPVTPAGPFSSGSYGAFQPKLALTEGLLRRRASDQPNQSTRPVSQKPGRWCAAHVNVAWHIYHQQQKEKAADVHKDNLVKSDLFARPGTHMFPSLHRPHDLVCPTSSLIHSAGAAGPPNPFAGSGHPSSFLGPNAGPLGMPPFPRPLGYSALAGGFGLAGLGKSGNGLLNNREMSSLHALGSPHDAWNRLHRTPPSFPTAPPPWPTVKPDSEREREALSAAVNEADRERRIHELERMECRSTSNDRDSTRQRDDHHSERSSVHSENGSEKSADKDKKRTLNSLPDKVPDTEPVPLVDKTRRDESPARNSKDYDVKNLSSVHNSKQSDSLFESVQSKGDVKNEDKDDDNDVVIVSAESGVTRTEPSRTHLTPVLSMMDRSRVMPPFGIPTHPAERIGHHPHAGAWDHIRSPYPRPFDFPREQLILRPDIREYERERIMRSLHHSLGGHHPLGPFVEPDRFRDREPHDFTRDNPLVSMDPCRRGDLEHMSHLAEERERLREESLAAERNRLLHGGDHLGMAMHSRPSLFMPSSLPFHSNAALKSAASLSSSIPPPLVSSVSLSSTVNKPIVSQTVSASASNAAQDKDSVDQKDKPSSDKDSLR, from the exons GCATCAGATGGTGGATCGGATTTATTCAGGGCCTCGCCGTCTATAAACAGGA gAGAACCAGGTTTCAACTTAAAGCCACAGCCATTGCAAACCAATGTCACCACCAACAGCCGCGATGAATCTCCCCTCACGGAGAACGCCGTCAGTCgacagacaataaactcaaattCAAGTTCCAATTTAAGCTCCGGCGTGAACTCCAACAACCTTAACCCCCATTTGAACTCCAATTTGAATTCAACTCCGAATTCGGGGTTAAATCCCTCGCTGAACTCTTCAAATCCTGAACCGGAAAAGGAGAGGTTGTCAGCGGTTACGCTGTCCAAACCGCCGACTTGGTCAAG TACCACGACTACCAGTATTGTAACAAGCAAGAGCTGCATCAACAACGCTACTAGCAACACAGTTCCATCGAGTGCCGCCGGGACTGTCACTCCCTCGTACAGTACACCGCCTCACCGGCACTCCAACCCGTCTGTTCCTTTCTCTCTACCCTCCTCTCACCCACCCAGATACTCTCACTCTCCGGCGGTAGCCCCCGCCGCACTGCCGCATCCTCCTCCACAACCGCCGCCGCCTCCACCGCCGCCGCCTCCCCCTCCTCAGAATCAGCATAATATGTTCGCATCACCATTGCCGCCTCCACCACCATTGACGTCGACAGCATTACCACTTCCAGCAACCCCGCATAGTTTTACCAGTGAGTCCAATCTTAGCTATCAAG CGCAACAAGATTTACTGAGACAGGAACTGAACACGAGGTTCTTAGCATCGCAGGACAGAAGTGCAAACATTCCTCCTCCTCCGTACATGAGGACTGAGATGCACACACATCAACACATGCATCAGCATCAGCATCAACACACCCATTCCTTCATGGCTGCCCCTCCATCCTTGGTACCCACGCCAGCACCCCATGTG CTTGGCTTACCGTATCCTGGAATTTCGCCAATGACCGGGCCAGGGTCTTCTCCAGCGGCAGCGGCAGCTCCGGTCACGCCAGCCGGTCCGTTCAGTTCTGGTTCCTACGGTGCATTCCAACCCAAG TTGGCACTGACTGAGGGCCTATTGAGAAGGAGGGCCAGTGACCAACCCAATCAGTCTACAAGACCA GTATCTCAGAAACCAGGCCGATGGTGTGCAGCACACGTTAACGTGGCATGGCATATATACCATCAACAACAGAAG GAGAAAGCAGCTGATGTACACAAAGATAACCTTGTGAAGAGTGACTTATTCGCCAGGCCAGGTACTCACATGTTTCCGTCACTCCACCGACCACATGATTTAGTCTGTCCGACGTCATCGCTCATACACAGTGCAG GTGCAGCAGGGCCTCCCAATCCCTTTGCCGGCAGTGGACATCCCAGCAGTTTCCTGGGACCCAACGCAGGACCCCTCGGCATGCCCCCATTCCCAAGGCCCCTAGGGTATAGTGCCCTCGCAGGTGGATTTGGTTTGGCGGGCCTAGGTAAGT CGGGTAACGGTTTGCTGAACAACCGGGAAATGAGCAGCCTTCACGCCCTCGGCAGTCCCCACGATGCCTGGAACAGGCTACACCGGACTCCACCCAGTTTCCCGACAGCGCCCCCACCCTGGCCCACGGTCAAACCGGACAGCGAGCGTGAGAGGGAGGCGCTGAGTGCTGCTGTAAATGAGGCTGACCGAGAGAGGAGGATACACGAACTGGAGAGGATGGAGTGCCGCTCCACGAGCAATGACAGAGATAGTACTAGACAGCG AGATGACCACCACTCAGAAAGGTCGTCAGTTCATTCCGAAAACGGAAGTGAAAAGAGTGCGGACAAAGACAAGAAGAGAACACTGAACAGCTTACCGGACAAAGTACCGGATACAGAGCCTGTACCATTGGTGGACAAAACCAGGCGGGATGAATCCCCGGCTAGGAATTCAAAGGACTATGATGTCAAAAATCTCAGCTCTGTGCATAATTCCAAACAATCAGACAGTTTATTCGAGAGTGTGCAAAGTAAAGGGGACGTTAAAAATGAAGACAaggatgatgacaatgatgttgTTATTGTAAGTGCAGAAAGTGGCGTAACGAGGACCGAGCCTAGTAGGACTCACTTGACTCCAGTGTTGTCTATGATGGACCGGAGTCGTGTTATGCCACCATTCGGAATACCCACTCATCCGGCTGAGCGGATTGGACATCACCCTCATGCCGGGGCATGGGACCACATAAGGAGCCCTTATCCGAGGCCGTTTGATTTCCCCAGGGAACAGCTAATATTGAGGCCTGATATCAGAGAGTACGAACGGGAGAGGATCATGCGCTCGTTGCACCATTCGCTCGGTGGACACCATCCGCTGGGACCATTCGTGGAACCAGACAGATTCCGGGACAGGGAACCTCATGACTTTACCAGAGATAACCCCCTGGTGTCCATGGATCCGTGCAGGCGGGGTGACTTGGAACACATGTCGCACCTTGCCGAGGAGCGGGAGAGGCTGCGCGAGGAGAGCCTGGCGGCCGAACGAAACCGCTTGCTCCACGGCGGAGACCACTTAGGAATGGCAATGCACTCGAGACCGTCACTCTTCATGCCCTCCAGTCTACCTTTTCACAGCAATGCCGCGTTGAAAAGCGCCGCGAGTTTGTCCAGTTCCATTCCACCGCCTCTCGTGTCAAGTGTGTCGCTAAGTAGTACTGTCAACAAGCCAATCGTTAGCCAGACTGTTTCAGCAAGTGCTTCAAATGCAGCACAGGACAAAGATTCAGTTGACCAAAAAGACAAACCCAGTTCTGACAAAGACTCGCTGAGAtaa